tttggtagaattcccctggaaagccatcctgGACTCtggtttgttgggagatttttgattactgattcaatgtctttactggttatgggtctgttcagattttctatttcttcctgtttcagttttggtagtgtacatgtttctaggaatttgtccttttcttccagattgcccgatttgttggcatataattgcttataatattatcttctgtggtgttggttgtgatctctcctcttttgtgattttatatatttgggtcctttccttttccttttgaacagtctggctagtggtttatcaattttgttaattttttcaaagaaccagctcctggtttcattgatctgattttttttggtttttggtttttgtttttactttgatatcattgatttctgctctaatctttattatttccctccttctgctggttttgggctttatttcctgttgtttttccagctcttttaagtgtaagtttaggttgtgtatttgagacttttctttaggaaggcctggattactatatacttccctcttaagatcacctttgctgcatcccagaagttttgggctgtcgtgttttcatttccactggcttccatgtactttttcatttcctctttgatttcttggctaacccattcattctttgggaggatgttctttaatctacAAGTATTCATGTGtatacttgaatttttttcttgtggttgatttcaagtttcataacactgtggtctgaaaatacacAAGGTATagtctttttttgtatttgttgggagctgatttgtgacctagtatgtgatctgttctggagaatgttccatgtgcactagagaagaatgtgtattctgctgcttcaggatgaaatattctgaatatatctgtttagTCCATTTGTTCCATTGTGTCATCCagagccattatttccttgttgattttctgctcagATGATCTATCCTTTCCTGTAAATAGGGTGTTGAAGCCCCCTACTGTTAcggtattatcaatgagtttctttatgtttgtgattaattgatatatgtatttgggtgcctccatgttgtgggcataaatatttataattgttagatcttcttggtggatagagcTCATAATtcttatataatgcctttcttcgtctcttgttacagtctttattttaaatctagtttgtctgatataagtatggcactccagctttcttttgatgaccattagcatgatagatggttctccatccccttactttcaatctgaaggtgtctttaggtctaaaatgagtctcttgtatgggaatgcaagctggtgcagccactctagaaaatagtatggaggttcctcaaaagaactaaaagtagaactaccctatgacccatcaattacactactaggaatttatccacgggatacaggtgtgctatttcgaagagacacatgcacccccatgtttatagccgcactatcaacagtagccaaagtatggaaagagctcaaatgtccattgatggatgaatggataaagaagatgtggtatgtatgtgtgtgtgtgtgtgtgtgtgtgtgtatgtatgtgtgtgtgtgtgtgtgtgtgtgtgtgtgtgtgtgtatgactcggcaatcaaaaataatgaaatcttgccatttgcaactacatggatggaactggagggtattatgttaagtgaaattagtcagagaaagatgaaaatcatatgacttcactcatatgaggactttaagagaaaacagatgaagagaagggaagggaaacaaaaataatataaaaacagggagggggacaaaacagaagagactcataaatatggagaacaaactgagggttactgcagggtttgtgggagggggggatgggctacatgggtaaggtgCACagaagaatctactcctgaaatcattgttgcactatatgctaactaatttggatataaattttaaaaaataataaataaaatttaaaaaataaataaaataaaattagtgtcttgtaagcatatagatgagtcttgttttcttatccattctgataccctatgtcttttgtttggagcatttagtctattgacatttagagtgagtactgaaagatatgcacTTAGCGCCATTGTGTTTCCTGTTATTGTTTCTGGTGATGTCTCTgattctttctagtctttgttgcttttggtcttgttttgttttgtcttttctccactcaaagggtccaccttaaaatttcttgcagggctggtttagtgatcacaaactcctttagtttttgtttgggaaactctttatctctcctactttgaatgacagccttgctggataaagaattcttggctgcatatttttctgattcagcacattgaatatatcctgccactcctttctgtcctgccaactTTCcatggataggtctgctgcaaacctgatctgtcttcccttacagtttaaggacttttttcccttgctcctttcataattcttttcttgtctgtgtattttgtgaatttgactatgacgTGCCTTGGTGATAGTCGGTTTTTATTGACTGtaatggaagttctctgtgcttcttggattttgatatctgtgtccttacccagattaggaaagttttccactgtaATTTACTCACATAAACTTTCtcccccttgttctctctctttatcttttgggactcctataattcagatgttattccttaataagtcactgaattctctaaATCTTATATcgtgatcttttgcctttgtttccctctttttctctgcttcattatcTAAATTGatgattcgctgctctgcttaGTCCATCCTTGCCGTCGTGGCATTCATCGAGATTGCATCTCAGTGACATTTTTAATTtcgtcctgactagattttatttcttttatctcctcagaaaggaattctatgcttttttcaaccccagatAGTATTCTTGATATCATGATTCTCCctattctagttcagacatcttgcttatatctgtgttgattaagcccctggctgtcatttcttcttgttctttcttttggggtgaattccttcattttgtcattttggaggaagaaaaaaaattaataaaataaaaaaattaaaattaaaaacaaaaataaaggaagctagatctttggtgtgttttggtctgcttgtcaaaagaatctttttttttaatgtttgtttatttttgagagagggagagacagagaatgagcaggggagggacagagagagagggagacacagaatccaaagcaggctccaggctgtgagctgtcagcacagagcctgatgcggggcttgaactcatgaacctcaagatcatgacctgagctgaaatctgacacccaaccaactgagccacccaggtgccccttcttgtTGAAAGAATCTtaatagaacagagaaaaaagggaaagaaaaaaaaaagaaaactttaaaaattaaattataaaatagaataaaggaaaatgaaatagaacaagaaattttaaaaataataaaaaaggaagtaaaaaaataataaaaagataaatattcctttctgtatccaagaatgaggaaaggaaaaaaaaaatttaagcaaaaaacaGAAGCtaagaaaatgagtaaatgaaccagcaaacaaaatgaaaccctaatgaaattacatccagtttcccctagaactgaaactatgcCTTCTCTAGTCCTATAGTTTGTACCCTAAGCAGGTGGAGTGACTCGTGCTGTtcttctaggggatgtgcttggaAGGCACAATTGgacagggcttggtgtaatggctccattctccactaggttgtgctgcttagcttactggggtggatcagtgtggtgtgcatgtgtgcatgcacgtgcctgggagaggtggaaatggcttcccCCAGCTCGCTAGTCTCTGGCCTACCCGTGATCAAGCACCCCTCTtttgtctcaggcctccatcCCTGACTCTACCCTGTCCATTTCCAAGCCATCCGCccgccaggtggcacctccctccagagttttagcTCACTTGGGATTGTATTTCAacaccccacacttcagagacccctgtggctTGGACCCACGCCGACTTTCTGGGAGAGGGTCTCGCTGAGCAATGGCTGGATGCCAGCTTTCCCCAGAAAACGTTTGTGTGATCGCATAGCAGCAGAGTTTCAGGGATTACAGCAATCCAAAATCACAGCTAGCTCCAGGTTTTATcacactctggcatctttgtcccaataccagcaaacgtggctgctctccggggtctgctgggatctttgcctgtggggaggcttTATGGCCTCCACCAAATCACTCCAAGtaggggaaccacttctccctgtgtggtACATGTACCCCTCAGACCTTGCTGCCTGCTCCTGGAGATTCGCCGTACCTCCTCACCAGAGCgctgccaggcactgagctccaaaacttcagactccgcgctccactgtttatagaattctGGTggaattgaaaccctctcctttctccccatcagtggttttggggaacagatttcttgttcgaCTAGTcccctgtgagtgttttcaccctttctctagctgcttttgagggagtgcttttcttttttcttttttaactttttaatttatttttgagagagacagatacagagtacaagtaggggaggggtggggagagagggagacacagaatctgaagcagattccaggctctgagttgtcagcacagagacatgtggggttcagactcacaaactgcgagctCTTGACGTGAGACGCAGTCAaccgctcaactgaccgagccccccaggcgccccttgggggagtgcttttcttgcacagTCCCGATGCACCGcactccctccttttccctttcaCTGTCTTCTCCACAAAAACGGCTCCCTACCCTCagaggcttttctctcccccGGTTGACCTCTCTGCATCCTGTACCTGTCATGTTCTGTAGCtcaggttatgcagattgttgtgttaatcctcagataaatttcttttttattttttaattttaattaaaaaaaaaattttttttaacgtttattttatttttgagacagagagagacagagcatgaacaggggaggagcagagagagagggagacaccgaatctgaaacaggctccaggctctgagctgtcaccacagagcctgacacggggctcgaactcatggaccgtgagatcatgacctgagccgaagtcagacgattaaccgaccgagccacccaggcgcccctcctcagaTAAATTTcgtaggtgttcaaaatggtttggtgctgatctggctgtgtttcagggatgagaaAAGCTGAGGAtatccatgctgctctgccatcttaactcctctctgccttgatcatatttttattttccaaaagcacttttttgttttcttattgttttaaaagcctgtctttttgttttaatggacaCAGTATTTTCTCCCTGAAAACAATGagtttctaaataaagttttcttcTAACACTGATTGTGTCTGTTTCCTCcaagttgtctttttttctccttgtggGTTGACATCTCATTAATAGAGATTTTCTTTGAATTATCTAGGATGTTTCCCTAGGGAAGATTCAAGGTCAGTATCATTAGATATTTTTTGTGATAGTAGTATTCCTAAAATCCAAGTGGGGAATAGAAGGCTAGAGAGgtctaaacttttttttgtttttaatttttttttaatgtttttacttatttttgagacagagagacacagagcatgagcggggaaggggcagagacagagggagacacagaatctaaagcagggtccaggctctgagctgtcagcacagagcccgatgcggggctcgaactcagaccgtgagattgtgacctgagctgaagtcggacgcttaaccaactgagccacccaggcgcccctgcttttttttttttaatgtttgtttatttaaaaaaatttttttaatgttttattatttatttatttatttatttttaatgtttatttatttttgagagagagagagagcacaagtggaggaggggcagagggagggtgggcGGACAGagggatccgaagcgggcttcaTGATGACAGCAgcgagtccaatgtggggctcgaactcacgaactgcaagatcgtgacctgagccgaagtcgggcgctcaaccgactgagccaccctggcgccccataATTCTAAGTTTGTCATGGGTCAGCAGCTCTGGTTTGAATGCTAGTGTCTGTCCATCAGCCACATTTACTGGGTGTCCACTGTTTCCTGGGTCCCTGTGTTTTTCTTATTGGCCATGTTAAATATTGACCTCCTGGAATCCACAAGTAGCCGGTAGTAGCCAGCGGTTAAGCAGGCCAGGTTCATGGCATCTGATGATTCCATCAGGAGCGTGATGGGCTTCACATCCAACACATGGAGCTCTACCCTCACCAAGCTTTCTTCCTCGGTAAACATCTCGATCCTTTTGACGTGGCTGAAGTCAGCTAAAAGAGCCACCAGATTGGTTTTGGTGTTTATGACATGGCTTATGCCATATCGGGGCCCCACCAGAAGAGTCACTCCTGAGCGCTTTTCTGCCTGCACTAATGTTGCCTTGAACACGCGACCCCCGTACAGTCGAAGATCACTGAGGAACTTGAGATAATGGACCTTGGCTTGCAGTGCAGAGAGCTTTTTACCCGGTGGTACCAAGTTTTGATTTGCTTTGACAAGGTGTGAAAGTGCTTTCTTTATGTTCTTCTCTTTCATGCTTTGCAGCAcagcagagggaagaaaagtcTCTAATCCCCATTCTTTTTCGATGTATTTGAGGGAGATTTTCTGTGTTTGCTTGGTGGTGACGGTTGCGATGTACATTTGCAAGGCTGCCAGCCGCAGGGCTATGTCGTATTTCAGCTCGGGCCCAAATCGCTCCTGAACCACGTCGTTACAACTCTGAACGTAGAGATACTCGAAAGCAACTGGATCTCTCCGTAAAAGGTCAATTGGATCCTTCGGGACAAAGCTAATGCGGAAAAGACACTTCATCTTATGGGAGCTGGGCCGCTGTGTCACCTGAGTTAGAGTCTCCTGTTCATGAAGCAACAGCAGCTTGGTTCCGGCCCCTTCCGTCCTCTGCTCCAGCATGAGGGAGAAGTGTTCGATGCCTTTGATGGAGAGCTTCTCTTGAAGAGTTAAGATGACATCCTTTACGGAGGTGCTGCAGTCAAAGCGAAATGATTTGGTCTGCCCATTTTCCAGATACACTTTCAAAACATTTGGCATAAAAAGAAGTGAATTATCCTTAACAGTTTCCGACACTTGGCCATTGATGATGACCTCCTCGGAGAATCGCACTTTGACTGGATTGGACTTTAATCTTGCCTTTTTTGCAGCACTAATAAATGCTGATTTGAGAGAAGGGTAAGGCTGAATGACAGTGAGGAGGATTGATTCTTTGCAGCTTCTGACCAGGTCGATGACCCGCTCCCTCGGCGCAGCGCTGACAGGCTCATCATTAATCATTACAATCTGATCTCCCGGAATCAGCTTGACTTCGGAGGGGCCACCTGGTGTTACAGAGCGAACGACTACTGGCTTTTCACTCCCCGCCACAAAACCAAACCCCAGCACGGGGTCCCTCCTCATCTCCACACTCCGTGGGGCCGGAGGGACGATTTGGTAGCTCTCCAACCGAGGGTCATCAAAGGGGATGGCCTGTGTCATGTGATTGATGAAGCAGTCCCGGCCATCCCGGTTCGCAGTCATCTCCCATCCATAGGGTGGTACctggttcaagccccaggttccCGAGGGAGGTGGCCAGCCTGAAGACTTCGTCCTGTGGCTGCTTGTGAAGTCATGGTAGCCAGCGTCGTACTGGGTTCTTTGGCACCTGGGAAATAACATTCCTGCAGTTTATGGCCATCATCACAAGAGGCACTGAAAATGATTTAAGCAGCTAGATCACAGGATATAAtgcaggaacagccaaatggaagagctTCCTAGGGCGAGGCATAGGAAAAGGGCATGTGGCCTCCAAGGCCTTCCAGGCGGGCCACTTCCCCCACAACCCCGATGTGTTCACCATCCCGGAAGc
The DNA window shown above is from Neofelis nebulosa isolate mNeoNeb1 chromosome 5, mNeoNeb1.pri, whole genome shotgun sequence and carries:
- the LOC131512153 gene encoding FERM and PDZ domain-containing protein 4-like, yielding MTANRDGRDCFINHMTQAIPFDDPRLESYQIVPPAPRSVEMRRDPVLGFGFVAGSEKPVVVRSVTPGGPSEVKLIPGDQIVMINDEPVSAAPRERVIDLVRSCKESILLTVIQPYPSLKSAFISAAKKARLKSNPVKVRFSEEVIINGQVSETVKDNSLLFMPNVLKVYLENGQTKSFRFDCSTSVKDVILTLQEKLSIKGIEHFSLMLEQRTEGAGTKLLLLHEQETLTQVTQRPSSHKMKCLFRISFVPKDPIDLLRRDPVAFEYLYVQSCNDVVQERFGPELKYDIALRLAALQMYIATVTTKQTQKISLKYIEKEWGLETFLPSAVLQSMKEKNIKKALSHLVKANQNLVPPGKKLSALQAKVHYLKFLSDLRLYGGRVFKATLVQAEKRSGVTLLVGPRYGISHVINTKTNLVALLADFSHVKRIEMFTEEESLVRVELHVLDVKPITLLMESSDAMNLACLTAGYYRLLVDSRRSIFNMANKKNTGTQETVDTQ